In a genomic window of Sarcophilus harrisii chromosome 4, mSarHar1.11, whole genome shotgun sequence:
- the FASLG gene encoding tumor necrosis factor ligand superfamily member 6 isoform X2, giving the protein MIPDPRSGDTLVDLRALGVEMILWNWMNTVALAGLGMGMFQLFHLQEEIAKLRESINDGEVVSSPEQQIGHPNTLEMKALKKAAHLTGKPKSQGMTLEWEDTYGFTLISGVKYKNRSLVINDTGLYFVYSKVYFRGQKCDNQPLKHILYKRNPTYPKDLVLMEEMKMNYCTSKQMWAQSSYLGAVFNLTSADSLYVNVSSFSLVNFEESKTFFGLYKL; this is encoded by the exons ATGATCCCAGATCCCAGAAGTGGGGATACTTTGGTTGACCTCAGGGCCCTAGGAGTGGAGATGATTTTATGGAACTGGATGAACACAG TGGCCCTGGCTGGACTGGGAATGGGAATGTTTCAACTTTTCCACCTGCAGGAGGAGATAGCTAAACTCAGAGAG TCTATCAACGATGGGGAGGTAGTTTCATCTCCTGAGCAACAAATAG gTCACCCCAACACATTGGAAATGAAGGCATTAAAGAAAGCAGCCCATCTAACAG GCAAGCCTAAATCACAAGGCATGACCCTCGAATGGGAGGACACCTATGGATTTACCCTGATTTCTGGAGTCAAATATAAGAACCGCAGTCTGGTGATCAATGATACTGGCCTTTACTTTGTCTACTCCAAGGTATACTTCAGGGGCCAGAAGTGTGACAACCAGCCCCTTAAACATATACTTTATAAAAGGAATCCCACCTATCCCAAAGACTTGGTACTGAtggaagaaatgaagatgaaCTATTGTACTTCCAAGCAGATGTGGGCCCAAAGCAGCTACCTGGGGGCCGTGTTCAATCTCACTAGTGCCGACAGTTTGTATGTCAACGTCTCTTCATTTTCATTGGTCAATTTTGAGGAATCCAAGACATTTTTTGGCTTATATAAACTCTAG
- the FASLG gene encoding tumor necrosis factor ligand superfamily member 6 isoform X1, producing MQQNLNYLYPQIYWVDSRASPPCVPPVTTIPCPSPGLRRPPPPPPPSPPLPHSPPFLPYSSVKKRTNNTSLCLLLVFFMVLVALAGLGMGMFQLFHLQEEIAKLRESINDGEVVSSPEQQIGHPNTLEMKALKKAAHLTGKPKSQGMTLEWEDTYGFTLISGVKYKNRSLVINDTGLYFVYSKVYFRGQKCDNQPLKHILYKRNPTYPKDLVLMEEMKMNYCTSKQMWAQSSYLGAVFNLTSADSLYVNVSSFSLVNFEESKTFFGLYKL from the exons ATGCAGCAGAACCTGAATTATCTCTACCCTCAAATCTACTGGGTGGACAGCAGGGCTAGCCCTCCCTGTGTTCCTCCAGTGACAACTATTCCCTGTCCATCCCCTGGTCTGAGGAGGCCACCTCCGCCTCCTCctccatcaccaccactaccccATTCTCCCCCTTTTCTACCCTACTCATCTGTAAAGAAGAGGACCAACAACACAAGTCTCTGTCTTCTTCTGGTCTTTTTTATGGTTCTAGTGGCCCTGGCTGGACTGGGAATGGGAATGTTTCAACTTTTCCACCTGCAGGAGGAGATAGCTAAACTCAGAGAG TCTATCAACGATGGGGAGGTAGTTTCATCTCCTGAGCAACAAATAG gTCACCCCAACACATTGGAAATGAAGGCATTAAAGAAAGCAGCCCATCTAACAG GCAAGCCTAAATCACAAGGCATGACCCTCGAATGGGAGGACACCTATGGATTTACCCTGATTTCTGGAGTCAAATATAAGAACCGCAGTCTGGTGATCAATGATACTGGCCTTTACTTTGTCTACTCCAAGGTATACTTCAGGGGCCAGAAGTGTGACAACCAGCCCCTTAAACATATACTTTATAAAAGGAATCCCACCTATCCCAAAGACTTGGTACTGAtggaagaaatgaagatgaaCTATTGTACTTCCAAGCAGATGTGGGCCCAAAGCAGCTACCTGGGGGCCGTGTTCAATCTCACTAGTGCCGACAGTTTGTATGTCAACGTCTCTTCATTTTCATTGGTCAATTTTGAGGAATCCAAGACATTTTTTGGCTTATATAAACTCTAG